One Aerococcus urinaeequi DNA segment encodes these proteins:
- a CDS encoding O-antigen ligase family protein, translating into MIAYLTILVASVFLGSNLIAITLPIGQISIYRIFSLLVIPTAICFLLKDRQLFKIRTNSFATGMVGVYIFWWIWAFCSVLWALSIGSWIQAMVLLTLGVSSIIGIFLWTKNYLQWRKLIKVVWVMLTFLSLWGLFEITTNIYFLADLGKLDKYSTFISEPWTRIPITYLANQNDYATMLLAALPVNLILMNTTKNNLKKLLTLGCLLLSTLLIFQSGSRMSFLMAIAFYAIYALLGVSWDFTRKQVMNTSAIILISVLVLFALVPPFRSLITDLIYILPRPVISGDVGRMNMWRNGLVYLGKTFGLGVGAGNIEAWMELFGPLPTNNIFNMHNWWLEILVGYGAIVFIAYVLGYALMIYRLFDLKRAVNKTQQKVMNALITFLLVFIGASITSANNMLIEWHWVFFGLIVAYIGIMEVQVYGKKMRVK; encoded by the coding sequence TTGATAGCATATCTTACTATCCTAGTAGCAAGTGTATTTCTAGGTTCTAACTTAATCGCAATAACCCTACCAATCGGTCAAATTTCAATTTATCGAATTTTCTCACTATTAGTTATACCAACTGCTATATGTTTCTTGTTGAAAGACCGCCAATTATTCAAAATCCGGACAAATTCATTTGCAACAGGGATGGTTGGTGTTTATATTTTTTGGTGGATATGGGCATTTTGTTCCGTACTTTGGGCCTTAAGCATTGGATCTTGGATTCAAGCAATGGTGTTACTAACGCTAGGTGTATCAAGTATCATAGGTATCTTTCTATGGACAAAAAATTATTTACAGTGGCGAAAACTCATAAAAGTAGTTTGGGTGATGTTGACTTTTCTCAGCCTTTGGGGGTTATTTGAAATTACGACAAATATTTATTTCCTAGCAGATTTAGGGAAACTAGATAAATATTCTACCTTTATTTCAGAACCGTGGACACGGATTCCAATTACATACTTAGCGAATCAGAATGATTATGCGACGATGCTGCTCGCAGCTTTGCCAGTAAACCTCATTTTGATGAATACCACCAAGAACAATTTAAAAAAATTACTGACATTAGGTTGTTTATTATTATCTACACTTTTAATTTTTCAATCGGGTTCACGAATGAGTTTTTTAATGGCTATTGCTTTCTATGCCATTTATGCCCTATTGGGTGTAAGTTGGGATTTTACACGCAAACAAGTCATGAATACGAGTGCAATCATTCTGATTTCAGTACTCGTATTATTCGCTTTAGTTCCACCATTTAGAAGTTTAATCACTGATCTGATTTATATTTTACCAAGACCGGTAATTTCTGGAGATGTTGGACGAATGAATATGTGGCGAAATGGGCTAGTTTATCTTGGAAAAACATTTGGATTAGGTGTAGGCGCAGGAAACATTGAGGCTTGGATGGAATTATTCGGCCCCTTACCGACAAATAATATCTTTAATATGCATAATTGGTGGTTAGAAATCTTAGTTGGCTATGGTGCGATTGTTTTTATTGCATATGTATTAGGCTATGCTTTGATGATTTATCGATTATTTGATTTGAAGAGAGCGGTCAATAAAACTCAGCAAAAGGTAATGAATGCTTTAATTACTTTCTTACTCGTATTTATTGGTGCAAGTATTACGAGTGCCAATAATATGTTAATTGAATGGCATTGGGTTTTCTTTGGCCTAATTGTTGCATATATCGGTATTATGGAAGTGCAAGTTTATGGAAAGAAAATGAGGGTAAAATAA
- a CDS encoding glycosyltransferase, producing the protein MQEAKETKKLRILHVMSGFGGGISSFVLNKAQQMPKYDVIFDVATYDECSDEFERAIQATGGRIYRLQNPKKEGYKVFKASFSKPFEDNEYDLVHCHIEGYRAIPYYRIAKKYGINRFYIHAHLVNDYKIQTLRDKALYRFNQESNTRLSTDVVGCGRLAIKSVYGPNTDMDNAMVIPNSIDLTVYTHSDADFQQMKIAGRRKFGINDQTLLIGHVGRLMPVKNHEKTFEIAQYIQENHIDAKIFIIGSGNLEEVLKDRVTELNLNEIITFTGRISPISEFYPALDVLLLPSFTEGLPTTVVEVQGAGVPTVMSNTITPEVNLGLNMVDTCGLDDTASQWFEKLARMASLEIPDAQIRLQALEDNNFSNEGSAKLYVDFFMGKINDYQI; encoded by the coding sequence ATGCAAGAGGCGAAAGAAACAAAAAAATTACGCATTTTACATGTGATGAGTGGCTTCGGAGGGGGGATCTCCTCGTTTGTTTTGAATAAAGCCCAACAGATGCCAAAGTATGATGTTATTTTTGATGTAGCGACGTATGATGAATGTAGCGATGAATTTGAAAGGGCCATTCAAGCAACTGGTGGCCGCATTTATCGTCTTCAAAATCCAAAAAAAGAAGGCTATAAAGTATTCAAAGCATCCTTTTCAAAACCTTTTGAAGACAACGAATATGATTTGGTCCATTGTCATATTGAAGGCTATCGTGCGATTCCTTATTATCGAATTGCCAAAAAATATGGTATTAATCGTTTTTACATCCATGCCCATTTAGTAAATGACTATAAAATTCAAACATTAAGGGATAAGGCATTATATCGTTTTAATCAAGAATCAAATACCCGTCTCTCGACTGATGTTGTAGGATGTGGTCGATTAGCGATTAAGTCTGTATATGGACCGAATACTGACATGGATAACGCAATGGTCATTCCGAATTCTATTGATTTAACGGTATATACCCATAGTGATGCTGATTTTCAGCAAATGAAGATAGCTGGGCGACGCAAGTTTGGCATTAACGATCAAACTCTTTTGATTGGCCATGTAGGTCGTTTAATGCCAGTGAAAAACCACGAAAAGACTTTTGAAATTGCGCAATATATCCAAGAAAATCATATTGATGCAAAAATTTTTATTATTGGATCAGGTAATTTGGAAGAAGTTTTAAAAGACCGGGTAACAGAATTGAATTTAAACGAGATCATCACATTTACGGGGCGAATTAGCCCAATATCAGAATTTTACCCAGCATTGGATGTATTATTATTACCTTCTTTCACAGAGGGGTTACCTACAACAGTAGTTGAAGTTCAAGGGGCAGGCGTACCAACAGTTATGTCGAATACCATTACACCTGAAGTTAATTTAGGGTTAAATATGGTAGACACTTGTGGCTTAGATGATACAGCTAGTCAATGGTTTGAGAAATTAGCAAGAATGGCATCATTGGAAATACCAGATGCACAGATAAGATTACAGGCCTTGGAAGATAATAATTTTTCAAATGAAGGGTCAGCTAAATTATATGTAGATTTCTTTATGGGGAAAATAAATGATTACCAAATTTAG
- a CDS encoding nucleotide sugar dehydrogenase translates to MKITVVGAGYVGLANAILLAQHNEVVALEVNPTIVDMLNNKQAHIADKEIEHYLATKSLNLRATSDKDDAYKDTDLVIVATPTNYDEASNSFDTSSVESVIDDVLAQATQAPIVIKSTIPVGFTEGLRKEKNTDRIMFSPEFLREGQALYDNLNPSRIIVGDHTEKAHKFADLLAEGAEKEDIDILFMNPTEAEAVKLFANTYLAMRVSFFNELDTYAQMKGLNSQSIIDGISLDPRIGTHYNNPSFGYGGYCLPKDTKQLRANFEGVPNNIISAIVEANNTRKQFIADTVAEKSPKTVGIFRLTMKSSSDNFRESAVLDIMNQLSEKGIEVIVYEPTWKEDAYDNYRVITDLNAFKQNSDIIITNRMTEELADVPEKVFTRDVYNNN, encoded by the coding sequence ATGAAAATTACTGTAGTGGGAGCAGGATATGTGGGATTAGCAAATGCTATTTTACTTGCACAACACAATGAAGTTGTTGCTCTAGAGGTCAATCCAACGATTGTGGACATGCTAAATAATAAGCAAGCACATATCGCTGACAAAGAAATTGAACATTACTTAGCAACAAAATCATTAAATTTACGTGCAACATCAGATAAAGATGATGCCTATAAAGACACCGATTTAGTTATCGTTGCCACACCAACAAACTATGATGAAGCAAGTAACTCATTTGATACTTCATCGGTAGAAAGTGTTATCGATGATGTACTGGCTCAAGCTACACAAGCTCCAATTGTGATTAAGTCAACTATTCCAGTTGGTTTTACTGAAGGATTGCGCAAAGAAAAAAATACCGATCGTATTATGTTCTCACCAGAATTTTTACGTGAAGGTCAAGCACTTTATGATAATTTAAATCCATCTCGTATTATCGTAGGTGACCATACTGAAAAAGCTCATAAATTTGCCGATTTATTGGCAGAAGGTGCCGAAAAAGAAGATATTGATATCTTATTTATGAATCCTACAGAAGCAGAAGCGGTGAAATTGTTTGCAAATACCTACCTAGCCATGCGTGTATCATTCTTTAATGAATTAGACACATATGCACAAATGAAAGGGCTAAATAGTCAATCGATTATTGACGGTATTTCATTAGACCCACGTATTGGTACCCACTACAATAATCCATCATTTGGTTATGGCGGCTATTGTCTACCAAAAGATACAAAACAATTGCGCGCTAACTTTGAAGGTGTACCAAATAATATTATTTCAGCAATCGTAGAAGCTAATAACACACGCAAGCAATTTATAGCAGATACAGTTGCAGAAAAATCACCTAAAACAGTAGGTATTTTCCGTTTAACAATGAAATCATCTTCAGATAACTTCCGTGAATCAGCAGTATTAGACATTATGAATCAATTATCTGAAAAAGGTATCGAGGTCATTGTGTATGAGCCAACTTGGAAAGAAGACGCTTATGATAATTATAGAGTGATTACTGATTTAAATGCTTTCAAACAAAATTCTGATATCATCATTACGAACCGGATGACAGAAGAATTGGCTGATGTGCCTGAAAAAGTATTTACACGAGATGTCTACAATAATAATTAA
- a CDS encoding glycosyltransferase family 4 protein, whose protein sequence is MKILHACSYFSTSPLFQQLFDRQIADGHDIDVYVPISKQYPEDRIASNAPYAQTVRVFDQFNRYFYYHKQRKIFRDLESRYNTSDYNLIHAHSLFTNGYMAYQIHKKYGTPYVVAVRSNEVEDFFKKAIWVRPMGIKILQNASQIIFISQNTFEKTFNKYIPENIKAELLAKTQVIPNGIDQYWHDNAYKHRSASTNSPLKIVSTAKIQKGKNLLDLADYVASYNQHVAPAELHVIGPNWDQAVLDQLVEKPGVTYHGPMDKSQLVDFYRQADIFALISSPETFGLVYVEAMSQSLPVIYTKGEGFDGFFTDKEVGVSVDRHDNKAFTEAVDFIRDHYQTISTRALSESKKFQWDDIHQKYLDIYQDILK, encoded by the coding sequence ATGAAAATTTTACATGCATGTTCGTATTTTTCGACATCACCCCTATTTCAACAATTATTTGACCGTCAAATTGCGGATGGCCATGATATTGATGTTTATGTACCTATTTCAAAACAATACCCGGAGGATAGGATTGCGTCTAACGCACCTTATGCACAAACAGTTCGTGTTTTCGATCAATTCAATCGCTATTTTTATTACCATAAACAAAGAAAGATATTTCGTGATTTAGAAAGTCGTTACAATACTAGTGATTATAATCTAATCCATGCACACTCATTATTCACCAATGGCTATATGGCATATCAAATTCATAAAAAATATGGTACACCTTATGTTGTTGCTGTGCGTAGCAATGAAGTAGAGGACTTTTTCAAAAAAGCCATTTGGGTTCGTCCAATGGGAATAAAAATTTTACAAAATGCAAGTCAGATAATCTTTATTTCACAAAATACTTTTGAAAAAACCTTTAATAAATATATTCCAGAAAATATCAAAGCAGAATTATTAGCAAAGACCCAAGTCATTCCAAATGGTATTGACCAATACTGGCATGACAATGCTTATAAGCACAGATCAGCCTCAACCAATAGTCCGTTAAAAATTGTTTCCACAGCGAAAATTCAAAAAGGGAAAAATTTACTGGACTTAGCTGACTACGTTGCTTCTTACAATCAACATGTCGCACCTGCTGAACTACATGTCATTGGTCCAAATTGGGATCAAGCTGTTTTAGACCAACTTGTTGAAAAACCAGGTGTGACTTATCACGGTCCAATGGATAAAAGCCAACTAGTGGATTTCTATCGCCAAGCGGATATCTTTGCTTTAATTTCCTCACCTGAGACCTTTGGCTTAGTTTATGTAGAGGCTATGAGTCAATCTTTACCTGTTATTTACACTAAAGGTGAAGGATTCGATGGTTTCTTTACTGATAAAGAGGTAGGTGTTTCGGTGGACCGTCACGATAACAAAGCATTCACGGAAGCTGTAGATTTTATTCGTGATCATTACCAAACGATTTCAACTCGTGCATTAAGTGAATCTAAAAAATTTCAATGGGACGACATTCACCAAAAATATCTAGATATTTATCAAGATATTTTAAAATAA
- a CDS encoding acyltransferase yields the protein MKERQQNFELLRIIAMFMIVISHVTTHYIMADGIPITGANEFLLTILRSLIYVCVNVYIIITGYFSIYSKQLKLRKILNVALLPGFISAILVTVLMAFGAIDFNIWRIIGKLFATLRGEYWFISNYFALYLFIPFLNKIIHMFSKKEYQQFLTLSLLVGSVWPFFVVNQEIISFNSGFSLIFFFLLYFIGAYIRLYGAFIKDFTAKQYLMSYFVLGIITGIFQFLIPTTDFLNYNGPFELLMSYFIFMYIKKIKVKSHRINYITSYVLSIYLVHEQAEIREFIWDLPIVHQIIQWPPVTFIPAIIMVAAIVFMISWIVGWLLTNLFNRFEKVIYGFIDRKLSLKEVKTSSKEII from the coding sequence ATGAAGGAACGACAGCAAAATTTTGAATTACTTAGAATCATCGCCATGTTTATGATAGTGATATCTCATGTGACTACTCATTATATTATGGCTGATGGCATTCCAATAACTGGAGCGAATGAGTTCCTACTCACGATACTCCGATCCTTAATTTATGTTTGTGTGAATGTCTATATTATTATTACAGGTTATTTTTCTATCTACTCAAAACAATTAAAATTACGAAAAATATTAAATGTAGCTTTACTACCTGGGTTTATTTCAGCCATCTTGGTTACAGTATTAATGGCTTTTGGTGCAATAGATTTCAACATTTGGCGAATTATCGGGAAACTTTTTGCAACCCTTCGTGGAGAATATTGGTTTATTTCCAATTACTTTGCTTTATATCTGTTTATACCATTTCTAAATAAAATCATTCATATGTTTAGTAAAAAAGAATATCAGCAATTCCTAACCTTATCCTTACTAGTTGGATCAGTTTGGCCATTTTTTGTGGTAAATCAAGAAATTATTTCTTTTAATTCAGGATTTTCTTTAATCTTTTTCTTTTTACTATATTTTATAGGCGCATATATTAGACTTTACGGTGCTTTTATTAAAGACTTTACGGCGAAACAGTATTTAATGTCTTATTTTGTATTAGGAATCATAACCGGAATTTTTCAATTTCTTATACCTACAACGGACTTCTTAAATTATAATGGGCCATTTGAACTATTAATGTCTTATTTTATATTTATGTATATCAAAAAAATAAAGGTGAAATCTCATCGAATCAACTATATTACCTCATATGTCTTGAGTATCTATCTTGTTCACGAGCAAGCAGAAATTCGTGAATTTATATGGGATCTACCAATTGTACATCAAATTATTCAATGGCCACCGGTTACTTTTATACCGGCAATTATTATGGTAGCGGCTATAGTTTTTATGATTTCTTGGATTGTAGGCTGGCTTCTGACTAATCTTTTCAACCGATTTGAAAAAGTCATATATGGTTTTATTGATCGTAAATTATCTTTGAAGGAAGTAAAAACTTCTTCAAAGGAAATTATTTAA
- the purR gene encoding pur operon repressor, which produces MKIKRSPRLVDMTQYLLSHPHKLVSLTFFVSRYESAKSSISEDLTILKEQFELSGFGRIETVAGAAGGVIYIPTMSKEDAIVEVENLIYQLEAADDRILPGGYFYLTDLLSDPDQLRKIGKIIASYYAESKATAIMTIATKGVPIAQMVALYLNIPFVIVRRDSKVTEGSTVSINYATKGTTRVEKMELTKSSLPQGSHVLVIDDFLNGGGTITGMNSMLKEFNSTCAGIAVLCESDTPDREIDFEYESLIKVQKDPSFAKGFELTLGTMFRD; this is translated from the coding sequence ATGAAAATCAAACGTAGCCCGCGACTAGTGGACATGACACAATATTTATTATCACACCCACACAAGTTGGTGTCATTAACGTTTTTTGTGTCACGTTACGAATCAGCGAAATCATCCATTTCTGAAGATTTGACGATTTTAAAAGAACAATTTGAATTAAGTGGATTTGGAAGAATCGAAACTGTAGCTGGAGCTGCTGGTGGTGTCATCTATATTCCAACAATGTCAAAAGAAGACGCGATTGTTGAAGTGGAAAATCTAATTTACCAATTAGAAGCTGCAGATGACCGGATTCTACCAGGTGGATACTTCTATCTAACTGACTTGTTAAGTGACCCAGATCAGTTACGCAAAATAGGTAAAATCATTGCAAGTTATTATGCAGAATCAAAAGCAACAGCCATCATGACTATTGCAACAAAAGGTGTGCCAATCGCACAAATGGTTGCACTATATCTGAACATCCCATTCGTTATTGTGCGTCGTGACTCAAAAGTAACTGAAGGCTCAACAGTCTCCATCAACTATGCTACCAAAGGGACAACCCGCGTAGAAAAAATGGAATTAACAAAGTCTTCACTACCACAAGGTTCGCACGTGTTAGTCATTGATGACTTCTTGAACGGTGGTGGAACGATTACCGGAATGAATTCAATGTTGAAAGAATTTAACTCAACGTGTGCAGGGATTGCTGTATTATGTGAGTCTGATACACCAGACCGTGAGATTGACTTTGAATATGAGTCATTAATCAAAGTCCAAAAGGATCCATCATTTGCTAAAGGATTCGAATTGACTTTAGGCACAATGTTTAGAGATTAA
- a CDS encoding metal ABC transporter permease — protein sequence MEMFQYEFMGRAFIAATAISFISPILGLLLIMRKQSLMADTLAHISLAGVAFGYLLGVEPTITTILFVAAAALILEYLRVVYAHYSDISVAMMMSGGMALALLLLNQVDSAASINAYLFGSIVTVSSLQVYILVGLAVFIVAGYLIFKRPLYLVSFDENTAYTAGLPVRMISVIFSIITGMAIALIMPIAGSLLVSAIIVMPAAIALRLVKNFDSVIIVGVIIAMFGMFAGLTTSYYLDTPPGATIVAIFVLIFIIESGFLKITKG from the coding sequence TCCTATTAATCATGCGCAAGCAATCATTAATGGCGGATACCTTAGCCCATATTTCATTAGCCGGAGTGGCTTTCGGTTATTTACTAGGGGTTGAACCAACCATTACGACCATCTTGTTCGTAGCGGCAGCTGCCTTAATCTTAGAATACTTGCGGGTCGTCTATGCCCATTATTCAGATATATCGGTTGCCATGATGATGTCTGGTGGGATGGCTTTAGCCTTACTACTATTGAACCAAGTGGATTCAGCAGCCTCTATTAACGCCTACCTATTTGGTTCTATCGTGACCGTTTCGTCACTACAAGTCTATATCTTGGTTGGATTAGCGGTATTTATTGTAGCTGGCTACTTAATTTTTAAACGGCCTTTATACCTCGTTTCATTTGACGAAAACACCGCCTACACGGCAGGTTTGCCCGTTCGAATGATCTCAGTCATTTTTTCAATTATTACTGGGATGGCCATTGCCTTAATCATGCCAATTGCAGGGTCACTACTGGTATCTGCGATTATCGTTATGCCAGCAGCCATTGCGTTACGACTAGTGAAAAACTTTGATTCAGTCATTATCGTCGGTGTGATCATTGCCATGTTTGGGATGTTTGCTGGGCTGACAACGTCTTACTATTTAGACACACCACCAGGTGCAACAATTGTTGCCATCTTCGTTTTAATATTCATTATCGAAAGTGGTTTTCTTAAAATCACTAAAGGCTAA